The following coding sequences lie in one Deltaproteobacteria bacterium genomic window:
- a CDS encoding excinuclease ABC subunit UvrA, which yields MASARRKSADASFGAVSPGMVRVRGAREHNLQHVDVDLPRDALVVFTGVSGSGKSSLAFGTLYAEAQRRYLESVSPYARRLFQQMQVPAVDAIEGLPPAVALQQQRGTPTTRSSVGSVTTLSNLVRMLYSRAGDYPRKAPIVHAEAFSPNTPQGACPRCHGLGRVYEVSERSMVPDDRLTIRERAVAAWPPAWHGQNLRDILTTLGHDVDLPWRELPKKTRDWILFTEETPTVPVYAGFTPAEVRRALKRKQEPSYMGTFTSARRWVMHTFANTDSALMKKRVAQYMLGIDCPECGGKRLRREALAVTFAGRDIAAFGALPLAEIAALLRPAARGEHGGCKAAAHPERVLVAQRIAEDLLARIDVLVRLGLGYLSLDRSTPTLSPGELQRLRLATQVRSNLFGVVYVLDEPSAGLHPADTEALLDALAQLRAAGNSLFVVEHEIDVIRRADWIVDVGPGAGSAGGRVIYSGPPAGLRGVAASRTAAHLFAPARAPADPPRAPRGWLRLADITRNNLRDLAVEIPLGVLTCVTGVSGSGKSSLVAQALVELVASALGQSLEDGGDDDEVDALERTAAVPTTGRIVGGLENIRRLVQVDQRPIGRTPRSNLATYTGLFDHVRRIFAATKAARARRYDAGRFSFNVAKGRCSTCAGEGSVMVELLFLPSVRTPCPSCHGARYDPKTLEILVDGRNIADVLAMTVDQAHAFFAAEPALARALTAVREVGLGYLRLGQPATELSGGEAQRIKLATELQRVQRGDALYVLDEPTTGLHPADVELLVAQLRGLVAAGNTVVVVEHDMQLVAGSDWVIDMGPGAGDDGGRVVAAGPPRQVASCGDSRTAPYLRDALGVTPG from the coding sequence ATGGCGAGCGCCCGCCGCAAGTCCGCCGACGCATCGTTCGGTGCCGTGAGTCCGGGCATGGTGCGGGTGCGAGGTGCCCGCGAGCACAACCTGCAGCACGTCGACGTCGATCTGCCGCGCGACGCGTTGGTGGTGTTCACCGGCGTGTCGGGCTCCGGCAAGTCGTCGCTCGCGTTCGGCACGCTCTACGCCGAGGCCCAGCGCCGCTACCTCGAGTCGGTCTCGCCGTACGCGCGGCGGCTGTTCCAGCAGATGCAGGTGCCCGCGGTCGATGCCATCGAGGGGCTGCCGCCCGCGGTCGCGCTGCAGCAACAGCGCGGGACCCCGACCACGCGCTCGTCGGTCGGGAGCGTGACCACGCTGTCGAACCTCGTGCGCATGCTCTACTCCCGCGCCGGCGACTATCCTCGCAAGGCGCCGATCGTCCACGCCGAGGCGTTCTCGCCCAACACCCCGCAGGGCGCGTGTCCGCGGTGCCACGGGCTCGGGCGCGTCTACGAGGTCAGCGAGCGCTCGATGGTGCCCGATGATCGCCTGACGATCCGCGAGCGGGCGGTCGCCGCGTGGCCGCCGGCGTGGCACGGGCAGAACCTCCGCGACATCCTCACCACCCTCGGCCACGACGTCGACCTGCCCTGGCGCGAGCTGCCCAAGAAGACCCGCGACTGGATCCTCTTCACCGAAGAGACCCCGACGGTTCCGGTCTACGCCGGGTTCACGCCCGCGGAGGTCCGTCGGGCCCTGAAGCGCAAGCAAGAGCCCAGCTACATGGGCACCTTCACCAGCGCGCGTCGCTGGGTGATGCACACCTTCGCGAACACCGACAGCGCGCTGATGAAGAAGCGCGTGGCGCAGTACATGCTCGGCATCGACTGCCCCGAGTGCGGCGGCAAGCGGCTGCGTCGCGAGGCCTTGGCGGTGACCTTCGCGGGCCGCGACATCGCAGCGTTCGGCGCGCTGCCGTTGGCCGAGATCGCAGCGTTGCTGCGGCCGGCGGCGCGGGGTGAACACGGCGGATGCAAGGCCGCGGCGCACCCCGAGCGGGTGTTGGTGGCGCAGCGCATCGCCGAAGATCTGCTGGCGCGCATCGACGTGTTGGTGCGGCTCGGGCTCGGCTACCTCTCGCTCGACCGCAGCACGCCGACGCTGTCGCCGGGGGAGCTGCAGCGCCTGCGACTCGCGACGCAGGTGCGCTCGAACCTGTTCGGGGTCGTGTACGTGCTCGACGAGCCCTCCGCCGGGCTACACCCGGCCGACACCGAGGCACTGCTCGACGCGCTCGCGCAGCTCCGTGCGGCCGGCAACTCGCTGTTCGTGGTCGAGCACGAGATCGATGTCATCCGCCGCGCCGATTGGATCGTCGATGTCGGGCCGGGGGCCGGCAGTGCGGGCGGGCGCGTGATCTACAGCGGGCCGCCGGCGGGCCTGCGCGGGGTCGCGGCGTCGCGCACGGCCGCGCACCTGTTCGCGCCTGCACGCGCGCCCGCCGATCCGCCCCGGGCCCCGCGTGGCTGGCTGCGCCTGGCCGACATCACCCGCAACAACCTGCGCGATCTCGCGGTGGAGATCCCGCTCGGTGTGTTGACGTGCGTCACGGGCGTGTCGGGCTCGGGCAAGTCGAGCCTGGTCGCACAAGCGCTGGTCGAGCTGGTCGCGAGCGCGCTCGGCCAGTCGCTCGAGGACGGCGGCGACGACGACGAGGTCGACGCACTCGAGCGCACCGCCGCGGTGCCCACCACCGGACGCATCGTCGGGGGGCTCGAGAACATCCGTCGCCTGGTGCAGGTCGACCAGCGGCCGATCGGTCGCACGCCGCGGTCGAACCTCGCGACGTACACCGGCCTCTTCGATCACGTGCGTCGCATCTTCGCGGCCACCAAGGCCGCGCGGGCGCGTCGCTACGATGCCGGCCGCTTCTCCTTCAACGTCGCCAAGGGCCGCTGTAGCACCTGCGCGGGCGAGGGCTCGGTGATGGTCGAGCTGCTGTTCCTGCCCAGCGTGCGCACGCCGTGCCCGAGCTGCCATGGCGCGCGCTACGATCCCAAGACGCTCGAGATCCTCGTCGACGGTCGCAACATCGCCGACGTGCTCGCGATGACGGTCGACCAGGCGCACGCCTTCTTCGCCGCGGAGCCGGCGTTGGCGCGCGCGCTCACGGCGGTGCGCGAGGTCGGGCTGGGTTACCTGCGACTCGGGCAGCCCGCGACCGAGCTCTCGGGCGGCGAGGCGCAGCGCATCAAGCTCGCGACCGAGCTGCAGCGCGTGCAGCGGGGCGACGCGCTGTACGTGCTCGACGAGCCCACCACCGGCTTGCACCCCGCCGACGTCGAGCTGCTCGTCGCCCAGCTGCGGGGGTTGGTGGCCGCCGGCAACACCGTCGTCGTCGTCGAGCACGACATGCAGCTGGTCGCGGGCAGCGACTGGGTGATCGACATGGGTCCGGGCGCTGGGGACGACGGTGGCCGCGTGGTCGCGGCCGGCCCACCACGGCAGGTGGCGAGCTGCGGCGACAGCCGCACCGCGCCGTACCTCCGCGATGCGCTCGGCGTCACGCCGGGATGA
- a CDS encoding DUF1552 domain-containing protein, with protein sequence MHLLRKSIMSRRTMLRGTIGGAGVVMGLPLLEAMFDAHGEALADGSAPPRRFVSWLTANGVLLDRFEPDQVGANWSLSEQLEPLAGVKDYVNVCTGFHNLGQVGSYIGGHVEGVTALTGHPYVLAGAGYDAGGPSIDQLVADAIGGDTPVRSMQVAVSKANTFAGSGSLGTAISFRGEPGALTALPPLSSPKQVWASLFGIFPGPDAPQDDRQVRALMVDAVRAQSEALRGRLGTQDRQRLDAHLQGVDELEHKLQALPPPCIMPEEPNEENEEPVGSELITPVTHLMAELLTYALRCDITRVASVTFLGLAGETPYTEIGVSATKHLLSHDAQYNLAAREQLHQSVVYEMTRLADFVQALRDAEDFGGANLLDSTIVYATSDCSVGWLHSISRQPVILIGTGGGHLKYPGHHHQATPNDADDPNGVATPDLPTAGNISDIALACLHAYDPSATSFGGGEALSTDPLDDLLA encoded by the coding sequence ATGCATCTGCTGCGAAAATCCATCATGTCGCGCCGCACCATGCTGCGCGGGACCATCGGCGGAGCCGGCGTGGTCATGGGCCTGCCGCTGCTGGAGGCCATGTTCGACGCCCACGGCGAGGCGCTGGCCGACGGCAGCGCGCCGCCGCGTCGTTTCGTGTCGTGGCTGACCGCCAACGGGGTCCTGCTCGATCGCTTCGAGCCCGATCAGGTCGGTGCCAATTGGAGCCTGAGCGAGCAGCTCGAGCCGCTGGCCGGGGTCAAAGACTACGTCAACGTCTGCACCGGCTTCCACAACCTCGGCCAGGTCGGCTCGTACATCGGCGGCCACGTCGAAGGCGTCACCGCGCTCACCGGCCATCCGTACGTGCTCGCGGGCGCCGGCTACGACGCTGGCGGGCCCTCCATCGACCAGCTGGTCGCCGATGCGATCGGTGGCGACACGCCGGTTCGATCGATGCAAGTCGCGGTCTCGAAGGCGAACACCTTCGCTGGCTCGGGTTCGCTCGGCACCGCGATCTCGTTCCGTGGCGAGCCCGGCGCGTTGACTGCCCTGCCGCCGCTGTCGAGCCCCAAGCAGGTGTGGGCATCGCTGTTCGGCATCTTCCCCGGGCCCGACGCGCCGCAGGACGATCGTCAGGTCCGCGCCCTCATGGTCGACGCCGTGCGGGCGCAGAGCGAGGCGCTGCGTGGGCGACTCGGCACCCAGGACCGGCAGCGCCTCGACGCGCACCTGCAGGGTGTCGACGAGCTCGAGCACAAGCTGCAGGCCCTCCCGCCGCCGTGCATCATGCCCGAGGAGCCCAACGAGGAGAACGAGGAGCCGGTCGGATCGGAGCTCATCACGCCGGTGACCCACTTGATGGCCGAGCTGCTGACCTACGCCCTGCGCTGCGACATCACGCGGGTGGCGTCGGTGACCTTCCTCGGCCTCGCCGGCGAGACGCCGTACACGGAGATCGGCGTCTCGGCGACCAAGCACCTGCTCAGCCACGACGCGCAGTACAACCTCGCCGCGCGCGAGCAGCTGCACCAGAGCGTGGTCTACGAGATGACGCGGCTCGCCGACTTCGTGCAGGCGCTGCGCGATGCCGAGGACTTCGGCGGCGCCAACCTGCTCGACTCCACGATCGTCTACGCCACCAGCGACTGCTCGGTGGGGTGGTTGCACAGCATCTCGCGGCAGCCCGTCATCCTCATCGGCACCGGCGGCGGCCACCTCAAGTACCCGGGGCACCACCACCAGGCGACGCCCAACGATGCCGACGACCCCAACGGCGTCGCGACCCCGGATCTACCGACGGCCGGCAACATCTCCGACATCGCGCTGGCGTGCCTGCACGCGTACGACCCCAGCGCGACCAGCTTCGGCGGCGGCGAGGCGCTGTCGACCGATCCGCTCGACGACCTCCTGGCCTAG
- a CDS encoding DUF190 domain-containing protein — protein MDKREALLVRVYLTERRARVNQLLQHLHDDHGVRGVTVFDARAGLGHTAREKDSLASIEGKSIVLEFFEAAPRAKEILAVVRSLVAPRHVVMMPVTLLEG, from the coding sequence ATGGACAAGCGCGAGGCACTGCTGGTCCGTGTGTACCTGACCGAGCGTCGGGCCAGGGTCAACCAGCTGCTGCAGCACCTGCACGACGATCATGGCGTTCGCGGCGTGACGGTGTTCGATGCGCGTGCGGGTCTCGGTCACACCGCGCGGGAGAAGGACTCGTTGGCCAGCATCGAGGGCAAGTCGATCGTGCTCGAGTTCTTCGAGGCGGCGCCGCGCGCCAAGGAGATCCTCGCCGTGGTGCGCAGTCTGGTCGCGCCCCGCCACGTCGTGATGATGCCGGTGACGCTGCTCGAGGGCTGA
- a CDS encoding M2 family metallopeptidase, whose amino-acid sequence MSIRSSSSLTFVTLALLTACGSKAPDAKDGKADVKAAGVAAKGDAKTDAKGDAKVDAKADAKPDAKPDPAAAALDEEARAFVKEVDGELRRLYVAGGTAEWAKATNITDETEKAAAAANAETMAYETKAIKLATKFDGWTGDPEVRRQIDLLKLSSTLPAPDDAAKREELSQIMAKLDGMYGKGKYCKGTGKKACRDLGQLEDVLTNDRDYAKQLDAWEGWHATAKDMRPLYTRFVELGNEGARNIGFADMGVLWRSKYDMPPEAFEQEVERLWGQVKPLYEALHCHVRAKLHDKYGDKVPASGPIPAHLLGNMWQQDWQNVYPMLEPFPGEPSIDVTKALKAKKTDELQMVKMGESFFTSLGLDALPPTFWERSMFVQPTDRDVICHASAWDVGLNNDLRIKMCIKIDHENLVTIHHELGHDYYYMNYFTKPVLYQAGANDGFHEAIGDAIALSITPAYLKKIGLLDTISDNDKGVINKQMQDALGKIAFLPFGKLIDKWRWDVFAGKTTPEQYNAAWWQLKRDYQGVAPVSERGEEFFDPGAKYHIPGNTPYARYFLAHILQFQFHKAMCELAGHTGPLHECSIYESKAAGAKLKAMLELGASKPWPDALEVLTGSREMDASAMVEYFGPLSKYLEEQNQGRTCGW is encoded by the coding sequence ATGTCGATCCGATCGTCGTCGTCGCTCACGTTCGTCACGCTCGCACTGCTCACCGCGTGCGGCTCCAAGGCCCCCGATGCGAAGGATGGCAAGGCCGACGTCAAGGCCGCTGGTGTCGCCGCGAAGGGCGACGCCAAGACCGACGCGAAGGGTGATGCCAAGGTCGATGCGAAGGCCGACGCCAAGCCCGATGCGAAGCCCGACCCCGCCGCCGCGGCGCTCGACGAGGAGGCGCGTGCGTTCGTGAAGGAGGTCGACGGCGAGCTGCGTCGGCTCTATGTCGCCGGCGGCACCGCGGAGTGGGCCAAGGCCACCAACATCACCGACGAGACCGAGAAGGCCGCCGCGGCCGCGAACGCCGAGACCATGGCCTACGAGACCAAGGCCATCAAGCTCGCGACCAAGTTCGACGGCTGGACCGGCGACCCCGAGGTCCGACGCCAGATCGACCTGCTCAAGCTCTCGAGCACGCTGCCGGCCCCCGACGACGCGGCCAAGCGCGAAGAGCTGTCGCAGATCATGGCCAAGCTCGACGGCATGTACGGCAAGGGCAAGTACTGCAAGGGCACCGGCAAGAAGGCCTGCCGCGATCTCGGTCAGCTCGAGGACGTGCTCACCAACGACCGCGACTACGCCAAGCAGCTCGACGCGTGGGAGGGCTGGCACGCCACCGCCAAGGACATGCGCCCGCTGTACACGCGCTTCGTCGAGCTCGGCAACGAGGGCGCGCGCAACATCGGCTTCGCGGACATGGGCGTGCTGTGGCGATCGAAGTACGACATGCCGCCGGAGGCCTTCGAGCAGGAGGTCGAGCGCCTGTGGGGCCAGGTCAAGCCGCTCTACGAGGCGCTGCACTGCCACGTGCGCGCCAAGCTGCACGACAAGTACGGCGACAAGGTCCCCGCCAGCGGCCCGATCCCGGCGCACCTGCTGGGCAACATGTGGCAGCAGGACTGGCAGAACGTCTACCCGATGCTCGAGCCGTTCCCCGGTGAGCCCAGCATCGACGTCACCAAGGCGCTCAAGGCCAAGAAGACCGACGAGCTGCAGATGGTGAAGATGGGCGAGAGCTTCTTCACCTCACTGGGCCTCGATGCGCTGCCACCGACCTTCTGGGAGCGCTCGATGTTCGTGCAGCCGACCGATCGCGACGTGATCTGTCACGCCAGCGCGTGGGACGTGGGGCTCAACAACGATCTGCGCATCAAGATGTGCATCAAGATCGACCACGAGAACCTCGTGACCATCCACCACGAGCTCGGTCACGACTACTACTACATGAACTACTTCACCAAGCCGGTGCTCTACCAGGCGGGTGCCAACGACGGCTTCCACGAGGCCATCGGCGACGCGATCGCGCTGTCGATCACGCCGGCCTATCTCAAGAAGATCGGTCTGCTCGACACCATCAGCGACAACGACAAGGGCGTCATCAACAAGCAGATGCAGGACGCGCTCGGCAAGATCGCGTTCTTGCCGTTCGGCAAGCTGATCGACAAGTGGCGCTGGGACGTGTTCGCCGGCAAGACCACACCCGAGCAGTACAACGCGGCGTGGTGGCAGCTCAAGCGCGACTACCAGGGTGTCGCGCCGGTCAGCGAGCGCGGCGAGGAGTTCTTCGACCCGGGCGCCAAGTACCACATCCCCGGCAACACCCCGTACGCGCGCTACTTCCTCGCCCACATCCTGCAGTTCCAGTTCCACAAGGCGATGTGCGAGCTCGCCGGGCACACCGGGCCGCTGCACGAGTGCTCGATCTACGAGAGCAAGGCCGCGGGCGCCAAGCTGAAGGCCATGCTCGAGCTGGGTGCGAGCAAGCCCTGGCCCGATGCGCTCGAGGTGCTCACGGGCAGCCGCGAGATGGATGCGAGCGCGATGGTCGAGTACTTCGGGCCGCTCTCGAAGTACCTCGAGGAGCAGAACCAAGGCCGGACCTGCGGCTGGTGA
- a CDS encoding VCBS repeat-containing protein: MLSSRAAAGGSLYNLQVDALDPQACGGQGCWTNHMRVTDLDGDGSLDILLANYNDFFGGGDDPEPLVLYTNDGDGGFTNVSASALGNYAGNHHQVAVGDVDGDGARDIFGPDGSGGAYVLFINDGTGNFVDEADARLPGGPYPQGGAARFGDVDNDGDLDLFSSDGYGSDGPPWGHLYINDGTGVFEELADAIPDSIAGGDIDDVEFFDADGDLDLDLVVNAHSGGTGALWLNDGAGIFSAMTTIDPPGIGSQFHYNVAPCDVDGDRDLDLWIDNTGGNYTEQLLINDGVGNFADETATRVSGGIGGSDDNGVVCTDVDDDGDFDAVVIALGSPERFYENDGSGNFTFVGGVFPGPTDCSLWGEFGDLNGDGRIDLVTGQGECSSSDEVYFANDGVPVDSTNPVIRSVEAPPAAVSADTEVVVRYAVSDRTVTDEGPRLARAYAVVDPSGAATEIDATAMGGDLFRVTIPAQPTGTVVYTLCAEDPSGNVGCSTEQMYDVGEGGTTTGGSDSGGVDTTASTDPTDPDSSGGASASASASASNTGTASDSATASAGDSDGSGSSSSDTAGGTDSSGCSCDAAQRGTPTWFGLALLGVAAVRRRRRR; encoded by the coding sequence ATGCTGAGCAGTCGCGCCGCCGCGGGCGGCTCACTGTACAACCTGCAGGTCGACGCGCTCGATCCCCAGGCCTGCGGTGGACAGGGCTGCTGGACCAACCACATGCGCGTGACGGACCTCGACGGCGACGGCAGCCTCGACATCTTGCTCGCCAACTACAACGACTTCTTCGGCGGCGGCGACGACCCCGAGCCGCTGGTGCTCTACACCAACGACGGCGACGGCGGCTTCACCAACGTGTCGGCTTCTGCCCTGGGCAACTACGCGGGCAACCACCATCAGGTCGCCGTCGGTGACGTCGACGGCGACGGTGCGCGCGACATCTTCGGGCCCGATGGCTCGGGCGGCGCGTACGTGCTGTTCATCAACGACGGCACCGGCAACTTCGTCGACGAGGCCGATGCCCGGCTGCCCGGCGGGCCCTACCCGCAAGGTGGCGCCGCACGCTTCGGCGACGTCGACAACGACGGCGATCTCGACCTCTTCTCGTCCGACGGCTACGGCAGCGACGGCCCGCCATGGGGCCACCTCTACATCAACGACGGCACCGGCGTGTTCGAGGAGCTGGCCGACGCCATCCCCGACTCGATCGCCGGCGGCGACATCGACGACGTCGAGTTCTTCGACGCCGACGGCGATCTCGACCTCGACTTGGTCGTGAATGCCCACAGCGGTGGCACCGGCGCCCTGTGGCTCAACGACGGCGCCGGCATCTTCAGCGCCATGACGACCATCGACCCCCCGGGCATCGGCTCGCAGTTCCACTACAACGTCGCGCCTTGCGACGTCGACGGCGACCGCGACCTCGACCTGTGGATCGACAACACCGGTGGCAACTACACCGAGCAGCTGCTCATCAACGACGGCGTCGGCAACTTCGCCGACGAGACCGCGACCCGCGTGTCCGGCGGCATCGGCGGCAGCGACGACAACGGCGTGGTCTGCACCGACGTCGACGACGACGGCGACTTCGACGCCGTGGTGATCGCACTTGGTAGCCCCGAGCGCTTCTACGAGAACGATGGCAGCGGCAACTTCACCTTCGTCGGCGGCGTGTTCCCCGGCCCGACCGACTGCAGCCTGTGGGGCGAGTTCGGCGACTTGAACGGCGACGGGCGCATCGATCTCGTGACCGGCCAAGGCGAGTGCAGCTCGTCGGACGAGGTCTACTTCGCGAACGACGGCGTGCCGGTCGACTCGACGAACCCGGTGATCCGCAGCGTCGAGGCGCCGCCGGCCGCCGTGAGCGCGGACACCGAGGTCGTGGTCCGCTATGCGGTCAGCGACCGCACCGTCACCGACGAGGGCCCGCGACTCGCTCGCGCCTACGCGGTGGTCGATCCCAGCGGTGCCGCGACCGAGATCGACGCGACCGCGATGGGCGGAGACCTGTTCCGCGTGACGATCCCGGCCCAGCCCACCGGCACCGTCGTCTACACCCTGTGCGCCGAGGATCCCTCGGGCAACGTCGGCTGCTCGACCGAGCAGATGTACGACGTCGGCGAAGGCGGCACCACCACCGGGGGCTCGGATTCGGGCGGCGTCGACACCACGGCGAGCACGGATCCGACCGACCCCGACAGCTCGGGCGGTGCCAGCGCGAGCGCATCCGCGAGCGCGAGCAACACCGGCACCGCGAGCGACAGCGCGACCGCCAGCGCGGGCGACAGCGACGGCAGCGGCAGCAGCAGCAGCGACACCGCCGGCGGCACCGACTCCAGCGGCTGCAGCTGCGACGCGGCGCAGCGCGGCACACCGACGTGGTTCGGGCTCGCGTTGCTCGGCGTCGCGGCCGTGCGTCGACGCCGACGTCGCTGA
- a CDS encoding transposase has translation MVVLLQAYTQTSDAAAVEEAEMNPRWQLVLGLLGEEKAPFGQGSLPRFRERMAAHDLDRRLLERTVELAKRTGGFGWQKLKAAFDSSPLRGRGRVADTWNLIGQAMGKLVSALAKIAAVEEDTIIAEARLTLLQGSSIKAALDIDWDDHDQRSEALQRLVGEAQALLDWARARAPDAMKEREVEQAAVLLERVLHQDTEPDPERPRRVRIRKGVAEDRVCSVGDPEMRHGRKTRSQAFNGYKRYIATSIDAPLVLAAEARPANQPEREAVPSLVDQVAPYGELDELFIDRGFLAHPEIAALDRDGVQVRCRPWREQNKHGRFGKSAFKIDLRRRLVTCPSGKQAEYSANTPTAYFGAETCDRCRLRARCTDAKAGRAIRIHPHEPASQTRGSQSD, from the coding sequence ATGGTCGTGCTGTTGCAGGCGTACACCCAGACGAGCGACGCCGCTGCGGTCGAAGAAGCCGAGATGAATCCGCGCTGGCAGCTCGTGCTGGGGCTACTTGGCGAAGAGAAGGCTCCGTTCGGGCAGGGTAGTCTGCCGCGCTTCCGCGAGCGGATGGCCGCGCACGACCTCGACCGCAGATTGCTCGAGCGCACCGTCGAGCTCGCGAAGAGGACTGGCGGCTTCGGTTGGCAGAAGCTCAAGGCCGCGTTCGACTCATCGCCGCTGCGAGGTCGCGGCCGCGTCGCTGACACCTGGAACTTGATCGGACAGGCGATGGGTAAGCTCGTCAGTGCACTTGCGAAGATCGCTGCGGTCGAGGAGGACACGATCATCGCCGAAGCCAGGCTCACGCTGCTGCAGGGCAGCAGCATCAAGGCTGCACTGGACATCGACTGGGATGATCATGACCAGCGTAGTGAAGCGCTGCAACGACTCGTCGGTGAAGCACAAGCGCTGCTGGACTGGGCACGCGCCCGGGCTCCCGACGCGATGAAGGAGCGTGAGGTCGAGCAGGCCGCGGTTCTGCTCGAGCGCGTCCTCCACCAAGATACCGAGCCCGATCCCGAGCGACCGAGACGAGTACGGATCCGCAAGGGCGTCGCTGAAGACCGCGTCTGCTCCGTCGGCGACCCGGAGATGCGCCACGGCCGAAAAACCCGCTCACAGGCCTTCAACGGCTACAAGCGCTACATCGCGACTTCGATCGACGCGCCGCTCGTGCTCGCAGCCGAAGCGCGACCCGCCAACCAACCCGAACGCGAGGCTGTACCCTCACTCGTTGACCAAGTAGCGCCCTACGGCGAGCTCGACGAGCTCTTCATCGACCGCGGCTTTCTTGCACATCCCGAGATCGCCGCGCTCGATCGAGACGGTGTGCAAGTCCGTTGTCGTCCCTGGCGCGAGCAGAACAAGCATGGACGCTTCGGCAAGAGCGCCTTCAAGATCGACCTTCGCCGACGACTCGTGACTTGTCCGTCTGGCAAACAGGCCGAGTACTCCGCCAACACTCCCACCGCGTACTTCGGTGCCGAGACCTGCGATCGCTGTCGCCTACGAGCGCGATGCACTGATGCCAAGGCTGGTCGCGCGATCCGAATCCACCCCCATGAGCCTGCATCGCAAACTCGAGGCTCGCAGAGCGACTGA
- a CDS encoding DUF1588 domain-containing protein — MLVVALALAGCRDDAASVDDGADGGSTGAGTSTGTGTSEGTTEPGGSSDSSGGEPQPPEVDAAPAGIRRLRADQYVKTIAAVLGPPAGSAAVPPPDLPLQGFDSIGVATLPLSPAAVEQYERSAIAVGAAAAAAPESIAAVAPCVVDGPKDEGCYVAVAEQLGRVLWRRPIDAGELDRLVDIARLARSKNGDSFEVGLQYEVAAMLVAPAFLYAVELGEPRDDGKRWLTTDEWVTRAALFVLGRAPDASTFARIDAGELDGADAPRELAQQMVVHPDARSSVGRFFDELLRTRDVVTKSKDPELFPLFTPTVAASMRQETLRLVDEVVFDPDGDHDLLRLFDADHTFVDAALAPLYGLEVPSDGSFHRVDLPAGQGRMGVLTQPALLASASHHDRNSPTRRGLFVQRTLLCNDVPPPPGDVDTTLPEPTEPTTLRARMEGHIEQGGPCVGCHAQTDPVGFAFEFFDASGVRRDLDNGFPIDASGEVEDLGTFADAVGLAALVRDDPRLSPCLVRNLYRHAIGRVEDEGTADALAYLSANFEAGSHDLRALMIDLVANPAFQQVTEAQ, encoded by the coding sequence GTGCTTGTGGTGGCCTTGGCGCTCGCGGGTTGCCGTGACGACGCTGCGTCCGTCGACGACGGTGCGGACGGTGGCAGCACCGGCGCCGGCACCTCGACCGGCACCGGCACCTCCGAGGGCACCACAGAGCCTGGCGGATCGAGCGACAGCTCGGGTGGTGAACCGCAGCCGCCCGAGGTGGACGCGGCGCCCGCCGGTATCCGTCGCCTGCGGGCCGATCAGTACGTGAAGACGATTGCGGCCGTGCTCGGACCCCCGGCGGGGTCGGCCGCGGTGCCGCCCCCAGACCTGCCGCTGCAGGGCTTCGATTCGATCGGCGTCGCCACGCTGCCGCTGTCGCCCGCCGCGGTCGAGCAGTACGAGCGTTCGGCGATCGCCGTTGGGGCCGCAGCCGCCGCGGCGCCGGAATCGATCGCCGCGGTGGCGCCCTGTGTCGTCGATGGACCCAAGGACGAGGGCTGCTACGTCGCGGTCGCGGAGCAGCTGGGCCGCGTGCTGTGGCGCCGGCCGATCGACGCCGGCGAGCTCGACCGCTTGGTCGACATCGCTCGACTGGCGCGCTCGAAGAACGGCGACAGCTTCGAGGTCGGCCTCCAGTACGAGGTCGCCGCGATGCTGGTCGCGCCTGCGTTCCTCTACGCGGTGGAGCTCGGTGAGCCGCGTGACGACGGCAAGCGCTGGCTGACGACCGACGAGTGGGTGACCCGCGCGGCGTTGTTCGTGCTGGGCCGAGCCCCCGACGCCTCGACCTTCGCGCGCATCGACGCCGGTGAGCTCGATGGCGCCGACGCACCGCGCGAGCTGGCGCAGCAGATGGTCGTCCATCCCGACGCGCGTAGCTCGGTGGGGCGCTTCTTCGACGAGCTGCTGCGCACGCGCGATGTCGTCACCAAGTCGAAGGACCCCGAGCTGTTCCCGCTGTTCACGCCCACGGTCGCCGCGTCGATGCGGCAGGAGACGCTGCGGCTGGTCGACGAGGTGGTGTTCGACCCCGACGGCGATCACGATCTGCTGCGCCTGTTCGACGCCGATCACACCTTTGTCGACGCCGCGCTCGCGCCGTTGTACGGGCTCGAGGTGCCGTCCGACGGTAGCTTCCACCGCGTCGATCTGCCGGCGGGGCAGGGGCGCATGGGTGTGCTGACGCAGCCGGCGTTGTTGGCCAGCGCTTCGCACCACGATCGCAACTCGCCCACGCGGCGCGGCTTGTTCGTGCAGCGCACATTGCTCTGCAACGACGTGCCGCCGCCGCCCGGCGACGTCGACACCACGCTGCCGGAGCCGACCGAGCCGACCACGCTGCGGGCGCGCATGGAGGGGCACATCGAGCAGGGAGGGCCCTGCGTCGGTTGCCACGCGCAGACCGACCCGGTGGGGTTCGCGTTCGAGTTCTTCGACGCCTCGGGCGTGCGGCGCGACCTCGACAACGGCTTCCCGATCGACGCCTCGGGCGAGGTCGAGGACCTCGGCACGTTCGCCGACGCCGTGGGCTTGGCTGCGCTGGTGCGCGACGATCCGCGGCTGTCACCGTGCCTGGTGCGGAACCTCTACCGTCACGCCATCGGTCGCGTCGAAGACGAAGGCACCGCGGACGCGTTGGCCTATCTCAGCGCGAACTTCGAAGCCGGGTCGCACGACCTGCGCGCGCTCATGATCGACTTGGTCGCCAACCCTGCGTTCCAGCAGGTCACCGAGGCGCAGTAG